A genomic stretch from Bosea sp. F3-2 includes:
- the phaC gene encoding class III poly(R)-hydroxyalkanoic acid synthase subunit PhaC, producing MTDSNAALNAFFKDFAQNLGRLQKGADVIAGIRDADVDVGSTPKRLVLRRDKVELFRYEPQVEQKIETPVLIVYGLIGRYTMADLQPDRSLVRSLLAKGLDLWLIDWGQPGRNERWLTIDDYVDDYIDEAVERICRETGHDKITLLGICEGGVFTTCYAALHKERVRNLVLTITPVDFHADVDDPAAHHGFLNVWTRSLAPEDIDKMVDALGVIPGEFMSSIFSLMTPMRSLTKYNVDLVDIIDDKDKMMNFLRMEKWLADRPDHPGAAGRQWLRELYQENRLFEGKFELSGREVDLGEIDVPVLNIFALDDHIIPPTCSKALAEKVGSSDYTEIPLPGGHVGLFVSSKSQGALTKSIADWLQARDG from the coding sequence ATGACCGACAGCAACGCCGCCCTGAACGCCTTCTTCAAGGATTTTGCCCAGAATCTCGGCCGACTCCAGAAGGGCGCCGACGTGATTGCCGGCATCCGCGATGCCGATGTCGATGTCGGCTCGACGCCGAAGCGGCTCGTCCTGCGGCGGGACAAGGTCGAGCTGTTCCGCTACGAGCCGCAGGTCGAGCAGAAGATCGAGACGCCGGTCCTGATCGTCTACGGGCTGATCGGCCGCTACACCATGGCCGATCTCCAGCCCGACCGCTCGCTTGTGCGCAGCCTGCTCGCCAAGGGGTTGGACCTCTGGCTGATCGACTGGGGCCAGCCGGGACGCAACGAACGCTGGCTGACCATCGACGACTATGTCGACGACTATATCGACGAGGCGGTCGAGCGCATCTGCCGCGAGACCGGGCACGACAAGATCACCCTGCTCGGCATCTGCGAAGGCGGCGTCTTCACCACCTGCTACGCCGCCCTGCACAAGGAGCGCGTCCGCAATCTCGTGCTGACGATCACGCCGGTCGACTTCCATGCCGACGTCGACGATCCGGCCGCCCATCACGGCTTCCTCAACGTCTGGACACGCAGCCTCGCGCCCGAGGACATCGACAAGATGGTCGACGCGCTCGGCGTCATTCCCGGCGAGTTCATGAGCTCGATCTTCTCGCTGATGACGCCGATGCGCTCGCTGACGAAGTACAATGTCGATCTCGTCGACATCATCGACGACAAGGACAAGATGATGAACTTCCTGCGCATGGAGAAGTGGCTGGCCGACAGGCCGGACCATCCCGGCGCGGCGGGCCGGCAATGGCTGCGCGAGCTCTACCAGGAGAACCGTCTCTTCGAGGGCAAGTTCGAGCTCTCGGGCCGCGAGGTCGATCTCGGCGAGATCGATGTGCCGGTGCTCAACATCTTTGCCCTCGACGACCACATCATCCCGCCGACCTGCTCGAAGGCGCTGGCGGAGAAGGTCGGCAGCTCCGACTACACCGAGATCCCGCTGCCCGGCGGCCATGTCGGCCTCTTCGTCTCCAGCAAGTCGCAAGGCGCTCTGACCAAGAGCATCGCCGACTGGCTGCAGGCGCGCGACGGCTGA
- a CDS encoding poly(R)-hydroxyalkanoic acid synthase subunit PhaE — protein sequence MAGEQDDQPELSRMFLRMSEVWRESAEKAGAAGKLWSESMMPFLTQRATDSSLFGAAQGGEITEAIKRMAEGPKLADVWNLDREIYTLMAAWMDIQQRMAAYRAVVSVPWNRAFERYSAALKEKQDQGGEQETDWRKAFGVWSGIANEELIRNQRSEEFLGAQRELLRSALVVRTQQQRIADSVAKLFGLPTQQDFDEVTRQLTELRRELRAHLRSQRRAERAGHDEASEARKPAPATAKRTGRGKA from the coding sequence ATGGCGGGCGAGCAGGACGATCAGCCGGAACTCTCCAGGATGTTCCTGCGCATGAGCGAGGTCTGGCGGGAATCGGCCGAGAAGGCCGGCGCCGCCGGCAAGCTCTGGTCGGAATCGATGATGCCGTTCCTGACGCAACGGGCGACGGACAGCAGCCTCTTCGGCGCGGCGCAGGGCGGTGAGATCACCGAAGCCATCAAGCGCATGGCGGAAGGCCCCAAGCTGGCCGATGTCTGGAACCTCGACCGCGAAATCTACACGCTCATGGCGGCCTGGATGGATATCCAGCAGCGCATGGCCGCCTATCGCGCCGTCGTCTCCGTGCCATGGAACCGGGCCTTCGAGCGCTACAGCGCCGCGCTCAAGGAGAAGCAGGACCAGGGCGGCGAGCAGGAGACCGACTGGCGCAAGGCCTTCGGCGTCTGGAGCGGCATCGCCAATGAGGAGCTGATCAGGAACCAGCGTTCCGAGGAGTTCTTGGGCGCCCAGCGCGAGCTGCTGCGCTCGGCGCTTGTCGTGCGCACCCAGCAGCAGCGCATCGCGGATTCCGTCGCCAAGCTATTCGGCCTGCCGACGCAGCAGGATTTCGACGAGGTAACCCGGCAGCTCACCGAGCTGCGCCGCGAGCTGCGCGCGCATTTGCGCTCGCAGCGCCGGGCGGAGCGTGCCGGCCACGACGAGGCCTCCGAGGCCCGGAAACCCGCTCCGGCTACCGCGAAACGGACAGGGAGGGGGAAGGCATGA
- a CDS encoding iron-containing alcohol dehydrogenase, translating into MTPFTFQAPANILFEAGASRKIAERVKDYGARHVLLVTDKGVRGAGLTGNAEAALAAAGIALTIFEDVVADPPSHVIETAAELCRSQGVDLVLSIGGGSALDTAKLVAYLAKTPDRLDDIYGVGLAKGERLPLLLVPTTAGTGSEVTPIAIVTTPTTEKKGVVSPRLIPDWAILDPELTLGLPAHVTAATGIDAMVHAIEAYTSRIKKNPMSDQLALKALDLLSRNIRTVCTDGKNLEARSQMLLGSMLAGMAFANAPVAAVHALAYPIGAIFHVPHGLSNALVMPHVLAFNRPAAEALYAELADVVKPGHQARSAAEAAGVFIEEIVALCRDCQVPDTLAAVGIAEKDLPKLAEDAMKQTRLLVNNPRELDYQQTFEIYRSALLGRGAAA; encoded by the coding sequence ATGACACCTTTTACCTTCCAGGCACCCGCCAACATCCTCTTCGAGGCCGGTGCCTCACGTAAGATCGCGGAGCGCGTGAAGGACTATGGCGCCCGCCATGTCCTGCTCGTCACCGACAAGGGGGTGCGGGGCGCCGGGCTGACCGGCAATGCCGAAGCGGCCCTGGCCGCGGCCGGGATCGCCCTCACCATCTTCGAGGACGTGGTCGCCGATCCACCCTCACATGTCATCGAGACGGCGGCGGAGCTCTGCCGCAGCCAGGGCGTCGACCTCGTCCTCTCGATCGGCGGCGGGAGCGCGCTCGACACCGCCAAGCTGGTCGCCTATCTCGCCAAGACCCCGGATCGGCTTGACGACATCTACGGCGTCGGCCTCGCCAAGGGCGAGCGGCTGCCGCTGCTGCTGGTCCCGACCACGGCCGGCACCGGCTCGGAGGTCACGCCGATCGCGATCGTGACGACGCCGACCACGGAGAAGAAGGGCGTGGTCTCGCCGCGCCTGATCCCGGACTGGGCGATCCTCGATCCGGAGCTGACGCTCGGCCTGCCGGCGCATGTCACCGCCGCCACCGGCATCGACGCCATGGTGCATGCGATCGAGGCCTATACCAGCAGGATCAAGAAGAACCCCATGTCGGACCAGCTCGCCCTTAAGGCGCTGGATCTGCTGTCGCGCAACATCCGGACCGTCTGCACCGACGGCAAGAACCTGGAAGCGCGCTCGCAGATGCTGCTCGGCTCGATGCTGGCCGGCATGGCCTTCGCCAATGCCCCGGTCGCCGCCGTCCATGCGCTGGCCTATCCGATCGGCGCGATCTTCCATGTGCCGCACGGGCTCTCGAACGCGCTGGTCATGCCGCATGTGCTTGCCTTCAACCGCCCGGCGGCGGAGGCGCTCTATGCCGAGCTCGCCGATGTCGTGAAGCCGGGCCATCAGGCGCGCTCCGCCGCCGAGGCGGCCGGTGTCTTCATCGAGGAGATCGTCGCGCTCTGCCGGGATTGTCAGGTGCCGGACACGCTCGCGGCGGTCGGAATCGCCGAGAAGGACCTGCCGAAGCTCGCCGAGGACGCGATGAAGCAGACCCGGCTGCTGGTGAACAACCCGCGCGAGCTCGACTACCAGCAGACCTTCGAGATCTACCGCAGCGCGCTCCTCGGGCGCGGCGCGGCGGCCTGA
- a CDS encoding CoA-transferase translates to MRNKIVSAAEAVAIIRSGDTVASSGFVGVGTPDEVIKALEKRFLDTREPRDLSLVFAAAPGDGAEKGLNRLAHDGLVKRLVGGHFGLVPKLARKAVSGEYEAYNLPLGCVSHLFREIAGRKAGLLSKVGLQTFVDPRNGGGKLNPNTTEDLVELMEIGGEPWLFYKAFPIHVAILRGTTADPYGNVTMEKEALTLDNLSLAMAAKNCKGFVIVQVERIAAANSLNPRAVRIPGALVDCIVVAEPEHHAQTYATHYNGAFSGEFRAPPDRSRPMMLDERKVIARRCAFELPMGGVVNLGIGMPEGVAAVAAEEGIINLVTLTAEPGIIGGIPQSGLDFGAAVNAEAIIDQHQMFDFYDGGGLDLACLGLAQADAQGNVNVSLFGGRLAGAGGFINISQNARRLVFCGTFAAGGLKTEIRDGELHILQDGRQSKFIDKVEQITFSGELARSMHQSVLFVTERCVFSLTPEGLELTEVAPGVDIERDILSKMGFRPIVRSPRPMAAAIFDPQPMKLDELFLNRPLAQRMEFSEERNTLYLNLGGYRVHTSADVEAVRDALHALASRIGRRFSAVINYDAIDIAPYMNDAWFAMASEVERACYDHVSRYTTSAFLRLKLGTALADREVAPHVFESRREATDHVLGRFDQAAANPSQPLSPL, encoded by the coding sequence ATGCGCAACAAGATCGTCTCGGCCGCCGAGGCCGTCGCCATCATCCGCTCCGGCGACACCGTGGCATCCTCGGGCTTCGTCGGCGTCGGCACCCCGGACGAGGTGATCAAGGCGCTGGAGAAGCGCTTCCTCGACACGCGAGAGCCGCGCGACCTCAGCCTCGTCTTCGCCGCGGCGCCGGGCGACGGCGCCGAGAAGGGGCTGAATCGCCTCGCCCATGACGGCCTGGTCAAGCGCCTCGTCGGCGGCCATTTCGGCCTGGTGCCCAAGCTTGCGCGCAAGGCGGTCAGCGGCGAATACGAGGCCTACAACCTGCCGCTCGGCTGCGTCTCGCATCTGTTCCGCGAGATCGCCGGGCGCAAGGCCGGGCTCCTCTCCAAGGTCGGGCTGCAGACCTTCGTCGACCCGCGCAATGGCGGCGGCAAGCTCAACCCCAACACGACGGAGGACCTGGTCGAGCTGATGGAGATCGGCGGCGAGCCCTGGCTGTTCTACAAGGCCTTCCCGATCCATGTCGCGATCCTGCGCGGCACCACCGCCGACCCCTATGGCAACGTGACCATGGAGAAGGAGGCGCTGACCCTCGACAATCTCTCGCTGGCGATGGCCGCCAAGAACTGCAAGGGCTTCGTCATCGTCCAGGTCGAGCGCATCGCCGCCGCCAACTCGCTCAATCCCCGTGCCGTCAGGATCCCGGGCGCCCTGGTCGACTGCATCGTGGTGGCCGAGCCCGAGCACCATGCCCAGACCTATGCGACGCATTACAACGGCGCCTTCTCCGGCGAGTTCCGGGCGCCGCCCGACCGCAGCCGGCCGATGATGCTGGACGAGCGCAAGGTCATCGCGCGCCGCTGCGCCTTCGAGCTGCCGATGGGCGGCGTCGTCAATCTCGGTATCGGCATGCCGGAGGGCGTCGCGGCCGTGGCGGCCGAGGAAGGCATCATCAACCTGGTCACGCTGACGGCGGAGCCCGGGATCATCGGCGGCATCCCGCAGAGCGGCCTCGATTTCGGCGCGGCGGTCAACGCCGAGGCGATCATCGACCAGCACCAGATGTTCGATTTCTACGATGGCGGCGGGCTCGATCTCGCCTGCCTCGGCCTGGCTCAGGCGGACGCGCAGGGCAACGTCAATGTCAGCCTGTTCGGCGGCCGGCTCGCCGGTGCCGGCGGCTTCATCAACATCTCGCAGAATGCAAGGCGGCTGGTCTTCTGCGGCACCTTCGCCGCGGGCGGCCTGAAGACCGAGATCCGGGACGGAGAGCTCCACATCCTGCAGGACGGCAGGCAGTCGAAGTTCATCGACAAGGTCGAGCAGATCACCTTCTCCGGCGAGCTGGCGCGCTCCATGCACCAGAGCGTGCTCTTCGTCACCGAGCGCTGCGTCTTCTCGCTGACGCCGGAGGGGCTCGAACTCACCGAGGTCGCGCCTGGCGTCGACATTGAGCGCGACATCCTCTCGAAGATGGGCTTCCGGCCGATCGTGCGTTCGCCGCGCCCGATGGCTGCCGCGATCTTCGATCCGCAGCCGATGAAGCTGGACGAGCTCTTCCTCAACCGGCCGCTGGCGCAGCGCATGGAGTTCAGCGAGGAGCGCAACACGCTCTATCTCAACCTCGGCGGCTACCGCGTCCATACCAGCGCCGATGTCGAGGCCGTCAGGGATGCGCTGCACGCGCTCGCCAGCCGCATCGGCCGGCGCTTCTCGGCCGTCATCAACTACGATGCGATCGATATCGCGCCATACATGAACGACGCCTGGTTCGCCATGGCGAGCGAGGTCGAGCGCGCCTGCTACGACCATGTCTCGCGCTACACCACCAGCGCCTTCCTGCGCCTCAAGCTCGGCACCGCCCTGGCGGACCGCGAGGTCGCCCCGCACGTCTTCGAAAGCCGGCGCGAGGCGACCGACCATGTGCTCGGCCGCTTCGATCAGGCCGCGGCAAATCCCAGCCAACCCCTGTCGCCCCTTTGA
- the phaP gene encoding TIGR01841 family phasin (Members of this family are phasins (small proteins associated with inclusions such as PHA granules). Note that several different families of phasins have been named PhaP despite very little sequence similarity to each other.): MAKAPEPNLNSVTDQIKEMVEKFKLPGVDAQALVEQQRNNINAAVETMRIAADGTHNVAKRQLELFHAASTQLLSMFSEAKLKPEERAELAKKAFDAALAGSREVYDITAKASEEAFSVARQRVTEGVEQFRKHIERKDG; this comes from the coding sequence ATGGCCAAAGCCCCCGAACCGAACCTCAACAGCGTGACCGACCAGATCAAGGAGATGGTCGAGAAATTCAAACTGCCGGGCGTCGACGCTCAGGCTCTGGTCGAGCAGCAGCGCAACAACATCAATGCGGCCGTCGAGACGATGAGGATCGCAGCCGACGGCACGCACAATGTCGCCAAGCGGCAGCTCGAGCTCTTCCACGCCGCCTCGACGCAGCTCCTCTCGATGTTCAGCGAAGCCAAGCTGAAGCCCGAGGAGCGGGCGGAGCTCGCCAAGAAGGCCTTCGACGCTGCGCTCGCCGGCTCGCGCGAGGTCTACGACATCACCGCCAAGGCGAGCGAGGAGGCGTTCTCCGTCGCCCGGCAGCGCGTCACCGAGGGTGTCGAGCAGTTCCGCAAGCATATCGAGCGCAAAGACGGCTAG